The following proteins are encoded in a genomic region of Oncorhynchus keta strain PuntledgeMale-10-30-2019 chromosome 8, Oket_V2, whole genome shotgun sequence:
- the LOC118386905 gene encoding scavenger receptor class A member 3-like isoform X1 gives MKEIYCGYENQLFKEEDLTGEDEEMTSFRGRTRGGCVKCQQTRSLQLAVKVLYSFFAFLIIAVAVLASLVFRKVDSLSEKESFYHKKITKVQESIQDLSTASNCSDCFNVAHFSEEISRLKGEFEDLQKMILGQEQVLDQASQTQQTLKSASSRMTRDMQNYSLSIRLINQSLERYVHQVAGWKAVITETDESMKTLSQDQYDLKATVNQVNTTVALSSLWMDALQRKTDEETLVLQKLTADWQNYSRVLSGLKSNSSTTTQMVRSIQSGISATHQRISMSSEIVHDLTLQVMNLQMQLDNVTSFMDEHEENMHDLHYHSKYYENRTGERFITMDARMNSIEMEIDTISSSINATVSHVQSMYKYINIESTSCQTRLGGHTEDLHNLNTTVLLLMHLADTLRQQYMLLSVRLDVDVRNLSMVMEEMKLVDTHHTHVIQNFTILKGAPGPPGPKGNRGEGGAKGPVGLTGNKGDKGLAGNRGPLGEKGFIGPEGAQGEPGPIGARGGVGIKGANGSVGQPGPRGERGEKGDIGTVGKDGLPGPKGPMGIQGQTGLPGVHGLPGPRGKPGPVGPHGTPGPPGLPAYPATVS, from the exons ATGAAAG AAATCTATTGCGGATACGAGAACCAGCTCTTTAAAG AGGAGGATCTTACTGGGGAGGATGAAGAGATGACTTCCTTTAGAG GAAGAACCAGAGGTGGCTGTGTCAAATGCCAGCAGACACGTTCTCTGCAGCTGGCCGTTAAAGTGCTGTACAGTTTCTTTGCCTTCCTCATCATAGCAGTGGCAGTGCTGGCATCACTTG TATTTAGGAAGGTCGACAGCTTATCAGAAAAGGAATCCTTTTATCATAAGAAGATTACCAAGGTCCAGGAAAGTATACAAG ATCTTAGCACTGCCAGCAACTGCTCGGACTGCTTCAATGTGGCCCACTTCAGCGAGGAGATCAGTAGGCTGAAGGGGGAGTTTGAGGACCTCCAGAAGATGATCCTGGGTCAGGAGCAGGTCCTGGACCAGGCCTCCCAGACCCAGCAGACCCTGAAGTCAGCCAGCAGCAGGATGACCCGAGATATGCAGAACTACTCCCTGTCCATCAGGCTCATCAACCAGTCGCTGGAGCGTTACGTACACCAGGTGGCTGGATGGAAGGCGGTCATCACCGAGACGGACGAGAGCATGAAGACTCTGTCTCAGGATCAGTATGACCTCAAGGCCACGGTGAATCAGGTCAACACCACGGTGGCCCTCAGCTCCTTGTGGATGGACGCCCTGCAGAGGAAGACCGATGAGGAGACGCTGGTCCTGCAGAAGTTGACCGCTGACTGGCAGAACTACAGCCGGGTGTTGAGCGGTCTGAAGTCTAATTCTAGCACCACCACTCAGATGGTGAGGAGCATCCAGAGCGGAATCTCGGCCACGCACCAGAGGATCAGCATGAGCTCGGAGATAGTGCACGACCTTACCCTGCAGGTGATGAACCTGCAGATGCAGCTGGACAACGTCACCTCCTTCATGGACGAGCACGAGGAGAACATGCACGACCTCCACTACCACTCCAAGTACTATGAGAACCGGACGGGCGAGAGGTTCATCACCATGGATGCCCGCATGAACTCCATCGAGATGGAGATTGACACCATCTCGTCCAGCATCAATGCCACAGTGAGCCACGTGCAGAGCATGTACAAGTACATCAACATTGAGAGCACTTCGTGCCAGACCCGGCTTGGTGGCCACACGGAGGACCTGCACAACCTGAACACAACGGTGCTACTGCTGATGCACCTGGCTGACACCCTGAGGCAGCAGTACATGCTGCTGAGCGTCCGTCTAGACGTGGACGTCAGGAACCTGTCTATGGTCATGGAGGAGATGAAGCTAGTGGACACTCACCACACCCATGTCATCCAGAACTTCACCATTCTGAAAG GTGCACCTGGCCCACCAGGTCCAAAAGGCaacagaggggaaggaggggccAAAGGTCCAGTTGGCCTGACAGGAAACAAAGGAGACAAAGGCCTAGCAGGGAACCGTGGCCCTCTGGGAGAGAAGGGCTTCATCGGGCCGGAGGGAGCTCAGGGGGAGCCAGGACCAATAGGAGCCAGAGGCGGAGTGGGAATCAAAGGGGCAAATGGTTCTGTGGGCCAGCCTGGCCCCcgtggagaaagaggagagaagggagatatAGGTACTGTTGGTAAGGATGGACTGCCAGGCCCCAAAGGGCCAATGGGAATACAGGGCCAAACAGGGCTCCCAGGGGTGCACGGGCTACCCGGTCCAAGAGGAAAGCCTGGGCCTGTTGGTCCACACGGAACCCCTGGCCCACCAGGCCTACCAGCTTACCCAGCCACTGTGTCTTGA
- the LOC118386905 gene encoding scavenger receptor class A member 3-like isoform X2: MTSFRGRTRGGCVKCQQTRSLQLAVKVLYSFFAFLIIAVAVLASLVFRKVDSLSEKESFYHKKITKVQESIQDLSTASNCSDCFNVAHFSEEISRLKGEFEDLQKMILGQEQVLDQASQTQQTLKSASSRMTRDMQNYSLSIRLINQSLERYVHQVAGWKAVITETDESMKTLSQDQYDLKATVNQVNTTVALSSLWMDALQRKTDEETLVLQKLTADWQNYSRVLSGLKSNSSTTTQMVRSIQSGISATHQRISMSSEIVHDLTLQVMNLQMQLDNVTSFMDEHEENMHDLHYHSKYYENRTGERFITMDARMNSIEMEIDTISSSINATVSHVQSMYKYINIESTSCQTRLGGHTEDLHNLNTTVLLLMHLADTLRQQYMLLSVRLDVDVRNLSMVMEEMKLVDTHHTHVIQNFTILKGAPGPPGPKGNRGEGGAKGPVGLTGNKGDKGLAGNRGPLGEKGFIGPEGAQGEPGPIGARGGVGIKGANGSVGQPGPRGERGEKGDIGTVGKDGLPGPKGPMGIQGQTGLPGVHGLPGPRGKPGPVGPHGTPGPPGLPAYPATVS; this comes from the exons ATGACTTCCTTTAGAG GAAGAACCAGAGGTGGCTGTGTCAAATGCCAGCAGACACGTTCTCTGCAGCTGGCCGTTAAAGTGCTGTACAGTTTCTTTGCCTTCCTCATCATAGCAGTGGCAGTGCTGGCATCACTTG TATTTAGGAAGGTCGACAGCTTATCAGAAAAGGAATCCTTTTATCATAAGAAGATTACCAAGGTCCAGGAAAGTATACAAG ATCTTAGCACTGCCAGCAACTGCTCGGACTGCTTCAATGTGGCCCACTTCAGCGAGGAGATCAGTAGGCTGAAGGGGGAGTTTGAGGACCTCCAGAAGATGATCCTGGGTCAGGAGCAGGTCCTGGACCAGGCCTCCCAGACCCAGCAGACCCTGAAGTCAGCCAGCAGCAGGATGACCCGAGATATGCAGAACTACTCCCTGTCCATCAGGCTCATCAACCAGTCGCTGGAGCGTTACGTACACCAGGTGGCTGGATGGAAGGCGGTCATCACCGAGACGGACGAGAGCATGAAGACTCTGTCTCAGGATCAGTATGACCTCAAGGCCACGGTGAATCAGGTCAACACCACGGTGGCCCTCAGCTCCTTGTGGATGGACGCCCTGCAGAGGAAGACCGATGAGGAGACGCTGGTCCTGCAGAAGTTGACCGCTGACTGGCAGAACTACAGCCGGGTGTTGAGCGGTCTGAAGTCTAATTCTAGCACCACCACTCAGATGGTGAGGAGCATCCAGAGCGGAATCTCGGCCACGCACCAGAGGATCAGCATGAGCTCGGAGATAGTGCACGACCTTACCCTGCAGGTGATGAACCTGCAGATGCAGCTGGACAACGTCACCTCCTTCATGGACGAGCACGAGGAGAACATGCACGACCTCCACTACCACTCCAAGTACTATGAGAACCGGACGGGCGAGAGGTTCATCACCATGGATGCCCGCATGAACTCCATCGAGATGGAGATTGACACCATCTCGTCCAGCATCAATGCCACAGTGAGCCACGTGCAGAGCATGTACAAGTACATCAACATTGAGAGCACTTCGTGCCAGACCCGGCTTGGTGGCCACACGGAGGACCTGCACAACCTGAACACAACGGTGCTACTGCTGATGCACCTGGCTGACACCCTGAGGCAGCAGTACATGCTGCTGAGCGTCCGTCTAGACGTGGACGTCAGGAACCTGTCTATGGTCATGGAGGAGATGAAGCTAGTGGACACTCACCACACCCATGTCATCCAGAACTTCACCATTCTGAAAG GTGCACCTGGCCCACCAGGTCCAAAAGGCaacagaggggaaggaggggccAAAGGTCCAGTTGGCCTGACAGGAAACAAAGGAGACAAAGGCCTAGCAGGGAACCGTGGCCCTCTGGGAGAGAAGGGCTTCATCGGGCCGGAGGGAGCTCAGGGGGAGCCAGGACCAATAGGAGCCAGAGGCGGAGTGGGAATCAAAGGGGCAAATGGTTCTGTGGGCCAGCCTGGCCCCcgtggagaaagaggagagaagggagatatAGGTACTGTTGGTAAGGATGGACTGCCAGGCCCCAAAGGGCCAATGGGAATACAGGGCCAAACAGGGCTCCCAGGGGTGCACGGGCTACCCGGTCCAAGAGGAAAGCCTGGGCCTGTTGGTCCACACGGAACCCCTGGCCCACCAGGCCTACCAGCTTACCCAGCCACTGTGTCTTGA